CAATTTTTTGGATGATCAAATCATCTAATTTGTCGATGTTGCTACGCAATTCTGCTAATTTATCTTCAAATGAAGGGTTGTCCGAAGCAGCTTTACGTAACGTCAAGTGGTCGATCAACTCGGCCAATGCAGCTGGCGTTACTTGTTGTTTTGCGTCAGTCCAAGCGACAGATGGATCGATATGTGATTCGATAATCAATCCTTGCATATCCATATCCATTGCTTTTTGTGCGATGTATGGTAACAATTCGCGGTTTCCACAGATGTGACTTGGATCGTTGATGATCGGTAGGTTTGGACAAGCCGTTTTTAACTGAATCGCTAAATCCCACATTGGTTCATTACGGAATGCTGTTTTCTCGTACGATGAGAAGCCTCTATGAATAGCACCTAATTTTTTGATACCAGCACGGTTGATACGTTCCAATGCACCGATCCACAGCGATAAATCGGGGTTTACAGGGTTTTTAACAAATACTGGAATATCTACGCCTTGCAAAGCATCAGCAATTTCTTGTACAGTAAATGGATTTGCCGTTGAACGTGCACCTACCCATAGTACATCCACACCAGCAGCCAAAGCTTCTTCCACGTGTTTTGCTGTAGCAACTTCAGTAGCTGTTAATAAACCTGTTTCTTCTTTCGCTCTTTTCAACCACTCCAAACCAATTGAACCGATACCTTCAAATTCTCCCGGACGTGTACGTGGCTTCCAGATACCAGCGCGTAAAATATTTACTTTTCCGGTATTTGCCAACAAATGCGCTGTTGATACCAGCTGCTCTTCTGTTTCTGCGCTACAAGGACCTGCGATAATTAAAGGTTTGTCTCCTGTATCCAACCAAGATTTTAAAGGAGTGATGTCTAATGTATTTTTCATGTTAAGTTTGATTATCTATTTTAATATTGTCTGCGTAAATTGTTAATTATAGTTTTTCGTTTTTGACATACTCGCCCATAATATTGAAATTGACACTATGTTTGAGTACTTTACGTATAGCTGCTTCGTAGTCTGTTTGTTTTTTCCATTCTACGTCGACGAAAAAATCATATTCATTGCGTTTTCCGATTACCGGCATTGACTGAATCTTGCTCAAGTTGATATTCTGTTCAGCAAAACATTGTAAAATAGTCGCCAGAGATCCCACTGTATTTCCTGTTTGGAATGATAATGACGCTTTATTGGCATTTTTATGTTCGACAACCTCATTCGATAGTACGAGGAAACGCGTTGCGTTCTTTTTATTGGTTTCGATTCTCTTTTCTAATATTTCAAGACCATATATTTCAGCGGCCAATGTCCCTGCAATTGCCGCAGTATCCGTCAATTTTCGCTCGGCAATCATTTTTGCAGTTGCAGCCGTATCAGATCCCTCGGTTATGCGTACACCTTCAAGTTCAGAAAGAAATTCTTCACATTGGCGAATGGCAATTGGATGCGATTCGATGTGTTTGATATCCTTTAATTTAACGCCCGGCAATACCATGAGATTCTGTTGGATGTTTAGGTAAACTTCCCCAGTGATATGGAACTTGTAATCTCTCAATAAATTATAATTCGGCAATAAGCTTCCCGCAATTGAATTTTCGATCGCCATAACGATATAGTCGACTTTTCTTTGCTTCAGCAATTCACAAGTTTTTTTAAATGAATCACATTCTACAATTTCAACTTCTCTTCCGAAAAATTTAAATGCGGCCTCTTCATGAAATGAAGCCTTTGCTCCCTGTATTGCAATTTTTAAACTCATTGTTTTTTGTTCGCTATGTTGTCTCCAAAAAAAAGAGTCCCGATCATTTGAACCGGGACTCTTCTTGTTTGTATTTTTTATGATTTATACACAATCTAATCCCGGCTCTTATTTTTAAAATAAAAGAAGTTAAAATAGAAATATGTATATGTTCTGTTCATCCTGTTGTTGTTTGACATTTCAAATGTACGAATGTTTTTGAAATATCAAAGAAAAAAATAATTTTTTATTGAAAATATCTGATTTATTTAATGAATTTTTGATGTGTTTTTTATGTATTTTTTTAGCTGAATTTTACTTGTTTATTTTTAATTTTTTTTGAATTTTATTTTATTATAATATTGATTTTTAGTATTTTAATGGTTTTTATTGTCATAATTTTTCTATAATAAGCTCTATTTTTGTGTTATTTTATGTGTAATAAATGGTGTTATTTTTACGTGTTTTTTAGCTATATTTTTATATTAAATTTAGGTGTTTTTAATGTTAATATTATTGTTTTTTTGGGCTGTTTTGTTAAAAAAGTATTTTACTACCTTTGGGCAAACGCTGGATTTTATGCTAAAACGAATTAATTTTTATGTGTGTGTAAGTGTGATCTGTTTGGTGTTGACAGGTTTCACTTTTAAAGGAGAGGAAAAGGACGCCAAAGTAAAGCGTGTTATTGATGGCGATACCTTTGTCATTGAAAATGGAACCCCAAAAGGGGAGAAAGTTAGGTTGATAGGAGTAGATGCTCCGGAAACGAGACGTACTGCGCGGAAGGAATTCGGGTACTATGGTCAAGAAGCAAAGCAGTATTTAACGACGATGTTAAACGGCAAAAGTGTTAAGTTGGTCTTTGACGTTGGAAAACGGGATCGGTATGGAAGACTTCTTGCCTATGTGTATGTTGGAAAGAAATTTATCAATCGGGATTTGGTTGAACAAGGGTATGCAGTATCCTATACGCTGGCACCAAATGTACAATATGCAGAATTATTTGTAAAATTGGAGCGTCAGGCTCGTCAGGAGAAACGTGGCCTTTGGAGATAAATGAAATTTGAATCATGATTTTTGTTTTATTAAGTGTCATCTGCAGCGTCACCGTTGCTGTTTTATTAAAATTGGCAAAACAAAATGGAGTTGAAACCAAACAGGTTATCGTTTGGAATTACCCCATGGCAGTTGCACTGACCTATTTTGTCTTACAACCAGATCTAAAATCGCTGGTATGGGATGCTATGCCGATGACGTTGTATATGAGCCTGGCGATATTACTTCCTGGAATGTTTGTTTTTATTGCTTTGTCCATTCGCTATAGCGGTTTGGTCAAGACAGAGATTGCACAGCGCCTATCGTTGTTCATACCCTTGCTTGCATCATTTTTCTTTTTTCATGAAAAAATGGAAGGACACAAGATGCTGGGAATAGCTCTTGGTTTATTGGCCATCCTATGTTCTATTGGTTGGCAAAAGAATCAGCATGTTAGTTCGGCAGACAGTCGTTATAAAGCGCTTTACCCGTTATTGGTATTTAT
The DNA window shown above is from Sphingobacterium thalpophilum and carries:
- a CDS encoding thermonuclease family protein, coding for MLKRINFYVCVSVICLVLTGFTFKGEEKDAKVKRVIDGDTFVIENGTPKGEKVRLIGVDAPETRRTARKEFGYYGQEAKQYLTTMLNGKSVKLVFDVGKRDRYGRLLAYVYVGKKFINRDLVEQGYAVSYTLAPNVQYAELFVKLERQARQEKRGLWR
- a CDS encoding prephenate dehydratase yields the protein MSLKIAIQGAKASFHEEAAFKFFGREVEIVECDSFKKTCELLKQRKVDYIVMAIENSIAGSLLPNYNLLRDYKFHITGEVYLNIQQNLMVLPGVKLKDIKHIESHPIAIRQCEEFLSELEGVRITEGSDTAATAKMIAERKLTDTAAIAGTLAAEIYGLEILEKRIETNKKNATRFLVLSNEVVEHKNANKASLSFQTGNTVGSLATILQCFAEQNINLSKIQSMPVIGKRNEYDFFVDVEWKKQTDYEAAIRKVLKHSVNFNIMGEYVKNEKL
- a CDS encoding chorismate mutase — protein: MKNTLDITPLKSWLDTGDKPLIIAGPCSAETEEQLVSTAHLLANTGKVNILRAGIWKPRTRPGEFEGIGSIGLEWLKRAKEETGLLTATEVATAKHVEEALAAGVDVLWVGARSTANPFTVQEIADALQGVDIPVFVKNPVNPDLSLWIGALERINRAGIKKLGAIHRGFSSYEKTAFRNEPMWDLAIQLKTACPNLPIINDPSHICGNRELLPYIAQKAMDMDMQGLIIESHIDPSVAWTDAKQQVTPAALAELIDHLTLRKAASDNPSFEDKLAELRSNIDKLDDLIIQKIGERMKIAEKIGEYKRDNNVTILQVNRWDEIVQKRTKLAEALSLGSEFATKFLELIHNESIRKQNAVMNTQEQPTAEA
- a CDS encoding EamA family transporter; this translates as MIFVLLSVICSVTVAVLLKLAKQNGVETKQVIVWNYPMAVALTYFVLQPDLKSLVWDAMPMTLYMSLAILLPGMFVFIALSIRYSGLVKTEIAQRLSLFIPLLASFFFFHEKMEGHKMLGIALGLLAILCSIGWQKNQHVSSADSRYKALYPLLVFIGMGIIDILFKQVALHVDIPYISSLFIIFVMAMSIAMVLLLYFLFVEKQRFSRQAMGYGLVLGVFNFCNILFYMKAHRALPENPSVVFTGMNIGVISLGALIGVLFFKERLSLLNYLGIALSIVSVLIIAYL